A window of Theropithecus gelada isolate Dixy chromosome 8, Tgel_1.0, whole genome shotgun sequence genomic DNA:
acaaaaacaaaaatacaaaaaattagccaggtgttagtggcgcgtgcctgtggttctggctactcaggaagcttaggcaggaggatcacttgagcctgggaggtcaaggctgcatgcAGCTTAGGTCATGCTGCTACACACCAAcataggcaacagagtgagatcctgtctcaaaaaataataataataaaaaataaacttacttgAGAGTTGTGTTTGATCAAAAGATGGTGAGAGTATGCACACAGAACACAGGAAATTTTAAGAATTGGAAAAATGAAAAGCGAATGATGACTAGAAGAAGAGCTAGAGGTGAAGAGGTGGGTGCCCTACCGCAATCCTTGGTTCATGGGACACTTTCACCACTGATCCAGGCAAGGACCTGGCCTCTGTGTTCCTTTAAAGTTGAATAAAACTCATATGATATCATTTAATGTATATGGAAATTACTTTTTGTATGGTAAGAGTTAAGATTCCACCTTAATTTTTAGCCACATAATTAGCCAATTATATATAAGCATATTTATTAGTCAAGATGACTTtcccaaattaattttaaaattcatcaatactccataataaaaatatattaaactgtGGTTTATACCTGAGATTTAGATTACTGGTTGacttatttatcatttctgaagCACATTTTAAACCTTCAGAATTCAAGATTCCCTCATTTATATAATACTTCATGATTCAAGATTTccttatttatataattacaaataattatgCCTTTCCTCCACGATTGTTAgtgggttttttgtatttttattgagatacaatttaccATAAAATTCATTCGCTTAAAGTGTTCTATTCAGTGGGTATCAGTGAATTCTTAAAATTGTGCACCcctcaccactatctaattccagaatatttttatagccccaagaagaaatctcttccttctctcaccactatctaattccagaatatttttatgaCCCCAAAAAGAAATCTCTCTTCCACCCAGTCcccagcaaccactgatctgattTTTGTCTCTATGTATATTCCTATGCTGGACATTTACTATGAACAGAATCATAAATATGTGATCCTTCATGTCTGtctgctttcacttagcataatgttttcaagattcatccatattgtggcATATATTCGtacttcattccttcattcagtgGTCATCAGTATATCCCATTTTAAGAATCCACTGATGCTCACTAAATGGAACACTCTAAAGGAATGAATTTTAtagtaaattatatctcaataaaaatgtcaaacaCCATCAACATTCATGGAGGAAAAGTATAATTATGTATAATTGTATAAATGATGAAATTGAACTAAATATTAAAATGCGCTCTGAGGCAATAGGTGcttcagaaaagataaataagtcaATTGATAATCTAAATCTCTGGTATAAACCACagtttaatatgtatttattataaagtattggtggattttaaaattaatttgggaAAGTTAGATTGATTATTGGTGTTGATAAAAAAATTTCATCGTATAGATTATTTAGCATATGGTTGTTTATAACAGACTCTAATGATCCATTGTGTTTCTTTTATATCAGTTGCCATGTCTCCtgttttatttgtgattttatttatttggcattctctcttttgttcttggttagtctagctaccAGTTTATAAAGTCTGTTTATCTCCTCCAAAAatcatctttttgtttcattgattctttgcattttttaaatctgtaattcacttagttctgctctgatttttattatttctttctttctcctaagtttcattttttcttgtttttctggttccttgagGTGCATAGTAGCTTGTTTATAATCTTACTATGTGCTTGcagtaggcatttattgctataaaattttCTCTTAGCACCGTTTTTGttgtattccataggttttggtatgttgtgtttccatttgcatttatttcaagaacatttgttattttcttcttagttttaTCATTGACTCCATGGTTgttcagaagcatgttgtttaatttccatgttatctgtacagtttccaaagttcttcCTAGTATTCATTTCTAGTTCTATTCCATTTTTGTCTAGAATATACTTGATATAatgttgatttttcaaaatttgttgaaacttgttttgtgtcttaacatatggtctatcctggagaatgttctatgtgatGATAAGAATGTATATGCCACAgctattggatgaaatgttctgtaaatgtctgttaagtcTATTTGATCTGAGGTACAGATTAAGTTCGATGATTATTTGTTAACTTTCTAcctagatgatctgtccaatgctgaaagtggggtgttgaagtcctcagttattattatattgaggtctatctctctctttagctctaatgacatttttaatatatctaaGTATTCCACTAGtgggtatgtatatatacatatttggaatttttatatcctcttgctgaattggcccttttatcattatatgatggccttctttgtctctttttatgttttttcactTAAAGTCAATTTTGTCcaatataaatatagatgtattaggccattcttgcattgctacagGGTtatcataacaaagtaccacagaatGGGTGCCTTAAATAACAAAAGTTcatcttctcacagttctggaagttgtaagtctaagatcaagatgtcagcacatttggtttctcctgaggcctgtCTTGGCTTACAGCTGGTTGCCTTCTTGCCGTGTTCTCTTATGGCATTTTCTCTGTGCACATGCAttcctggtgtctcttcctcttctaataaggacatcagtcatattgcaCGAGGGCCATACCCTAGGAGTCTCATTTCAACTTTatcactcctttaaaaaaaaacttatcttCAAATATGATTACATTCTGAGATACTAAGGATTGGGACTTCAGCATACAAATTTTGGAGGAACACTGGTTAGCCCATAACGATGAATTCATCAATAGACTGATATGAtcaaggaaagaatcagtgagcttaaAGAAGTTTAAATAGCAACTTCCGAAacttgaaagcaaagaaaaaaggattaaaaagaacagaatatttaATAAGTGTAGACCAAGTACAAAAGGAACAATATATGGGTAAAGAAGTgtcaggaggaggagaaagaaaggaacagaaaaaatatttgaagaaattatgaCTGAGATTTTCccaaaattgaaaataaacaaaatctacaTATCTAGGAAGCTGAGAGAATACCaagcaagaaaatacaaaacatttaaacCTAGGCATATCGTATTGAAACTgccaaaaatcaaagacaaaaataaaatcttaaaagaagccAGAAGGGGAAACAATCTTTATCTGTGGACAACCAAGGATGAGAACTACATCAGACTTCTCCTAAACCACGTCAGCAAAAAGAGaggaaagtgaaatatttaaaatgttttaaaaagaaaaacactatctTAAAACTCTCTGTCTagcaatattatcttttttttagacagagtctcactttgtcacccaggctggtgtgcagtggcagcgacgttggctcactgcagcctccacctcctgggtccaagcaatctcgtgcctcagccagccaccaccacgcctggctaatttttgtatttttagtagagactgggtttcgctatgttggccgggctggtctctaactcctgacctcaggtgatccgccagccttggcctcccaaagtgccgggattaaaggtgcaagccaccgcgcccagcttaccctttaaattaaagtaaaaatacataattttcttaGGTAAACAAAAATTGAGTTTGTCACCAGTAGTCCTACcttacaataaaagtaaaaagaaattcttCGCTCATAcccaatggtgaaaaactgaaagctttcttctaagatcaggaacatgGCAAAAGTGCCCCTTCTTGCCACACTTATTTAACATGATACTAAAAGTTCTAGcaagaacaattaggcaagaaaaggaaataaatggcatccaaactggtggtggggggaggaatgagtaaaattatctatttccaagtgacataatttttttttgtcaaaaacCCTAAACTTCACTCCcccaaaattattaaaactaataacaaattcagtaaagttgcaggatacaaaatcaacatacaaatatcagttgtgtttctatagcACTAACAACAAGCAACTGGAAAGCAAGTAAAGAaaatcccattcataattgcaACAAAAAGATAAGATACTTAAGAATAAACTTAACTAAAATGCTGAAAGGCTGGtacattaaaaatgcaaacattcatgaaagaaaagaagacacaaatcagtggaaagatatcctatgttcatgaattggaaaacataatattattaaaatgtccatactattcaaagcaatttatagattatatacaatccctatcaaaatcctaaTGGCACTcttgacagaaatagaaaaaacaatctgaaaattcatataaaaccacaAACGACCCCGAATAGTCAAAACAAtgagcaagaaaaacaaagctaggggcatcacattttctaatttcaaaatgtattataaagataGAGTAATCAAAACTGTGTGCTCCTGGTATAAAGACAGACTTATAGGCCAGTGGAATACAATAGagggcccagaaataaacccacacttATACAAACAACTGGCCTTCAACAAACATACGAAGAATATATCATAGGGAAAAGATGGTTTCTTCAATACATGGTACTGAGAAAACCGAATATTCacttgcaaaagaataaaattgggcCTGTATCTTACACTACATACAAAAAGCAACTCAAAATGAACTACACATTTAAACATAATTACCCGAGACTGTAAAACttacagaagaaaacatgaggGGAAACATTCATGATGTTGGTGGTAGCAGTTATTTTAACTTATAAATTGTAACAAAAGGATTTGGGAAGGCCTGGTAGGTTTAAAGGGAATATTTATGGGTGATTACGGGTTATAGGCTCCTGTGCACATCTCAGTAACTTCCTTAGTAAAGGAGACATGGCCTTGAGCCCGAATACACTGGGAAGAAGCTGGAACTAAGACTCAACTCCTCTGACCCCTTCTCTCAATTAAggattcttttttctcatttcaccaAGAATAGAGAAGCAACCAAAGATagcttttccatttttccacCACCATATCTCTTCACATAGTTTGTCTTTATCCATAATCTACCTTCTCTTCATTCTCTGATTCAAGGCCAACTCCTCCACTTACACTAGATTCCATCCCCAATGACTTTTTTAAGAATTTAACTCCAGAAGTTAAACATTATTTCCATACTATGAATCTCTACGCCACCCCCAAGCTGGATAATTCATTTTAGGCAGAAATATGTGGTAATAGTTCTCATTTAAAATTCTGTACATTTCCAGCTACTGCCTCATTTATCTACTCTCTTTATAGAAGAAATCATCATTCGTCTTTATTCAGCATCTCCACTTTTTCTCTtgcattcttttgttgttgtttttgtttttctgagaaagttctttaatgtttttaatttattataaaacatttcagacatttaaaataaaaaataagtaatattgtGTCATAtaatttgtcttctctttttaaagCCAGAAGCTTCATTTATATTGATGAATGTCCTTCAGAATATTATAATTGCAGAATGAAGTGCAATGCTGATGAACATGCAATTAGATACTGTGATGACTGGACCATCTGCTGCAAACTGAAGAACATTGAAATTGAAAAACTAAGGAGGGAGCGAAAAGACTAACTTCATCTTCTTCAGactccaggagaaaaaaaaagtcttgaactGTCTTGTCTATGAATAATTAGCATGATGGATGAAATTTATAATTGCATGTTTAGATGGTCaggtgaaaataaatacaaattttataaatgcttacactgtattttcatttgtgcATTTTAACATTTACTCCCTTAATTTACATCCACAGCCACCTTGTTGTTTCACCCATAGTACTATATCCCAGCCCTATCACTTGTTAACTGTTCgagcttgggcaagttatttcttttctgtctatctcagtttccttatttataaaatgggatagCAATAGGTACCTACATTGTGGTATTGTTAGGATTATATGAGTTAGTATATGTGAAGTTCTTAAACATATCTTGACCCTGTTATACACATTATGTAGACGTTAGCTATAATTTCATGGAACCCAAGAATTTGATCCATCCTATTCCTTTTGGggttttataaaattattctgtGTGCCTAAGAGTTcatatttgttaaaatgttagGTGGTTTTGAAAATAAGGTATATTTTTCAGGTTATGagacatataattttatataaacacaaTCTATTAATGCAACATTATTCTATTCCAGTAATCTAGGACTTGAACACTAGTAGTgagaactaaaaagaaagaagagatgcaAGGTGAATTTCAGAATTAGGATCAGCAGGATTTATTGTCCGTATGATATACTGAGAAGGCATGAATGATGATTCTGAGATTTCAAAGCTAATAAAAAGATGGATGCCAATATAATTCACTAAACTAGAGAGGCCAGAAGAGAAAGTAGGTTAGGAATGTGGGGAGAATCAGTAAAGATATGTTTTGGCATAATGGGGTTTTAGTCATGTAAGGGATATGTCAGTCTACTAGGCATATTTACAAAAGTGTAATTTTCTTATACTATAAATTAACTGAATTCCTATTGGGAACCTTATTTAGCCTGGTCACAGAAACTTAAACTTAGTCAATTCATAGTTGATCATATATTCTCCAAGTTATTTTTAAGTTCCAAAAGAGGTAAACAGTGATGAGGTATCTGGGAGAGCATTTATTGTTAACTTACTAAAACATCTTCATTCTCATCTGATCTTCTGTCACTAATCTAGGTGCAACTGCTGAGTTTTGTctcattcttaattttaataaaaatttgtaaagctCTTTGGGTGATGCCCATTCTTTGGTACATTGGTTGGTTCTGCTACTCAAGCATCATCCTCAGTCACCAGGTGGGAATATTCCTTGCTTCACCACTTTTATTCTGGTCTGAGTCATATAATAACTATTACTGCCCCCTTCCATTGCTGGGAACACCTGTGTGAGGGAAGAGGAACTAATGTGGGAAGACTGTCTTAGACCTATCTGCTGAAGAAAACCATGCAATTAGTGCTATGCCGTGGTCTTGCCACTTCTTTGAGCTTGATTCACATAAGGGAACACTCGTGCCctgtgttctcagattctaccCAGAGCTTTGGTCCTCCATTACCTTCTCtcatttccctcccttcccattATCTGAAACCCAGGATTGGAGATGACCCACCACCATCTAAGCTGTCCTTCCTCCTTCACCCTGATATTCTCCCTCTTCCTCTACCTTACTCAAGATGTGATTTAAGGGATGAATCACGCTCCTAATCCATCTGCATTCCTCAAAGTCTATTATAAAATCTGAATGCAAGAGTTCCTTCCAGTACCCAGTAAAAACACAGTCTTCTAAAATCCAGACACctgttctttctctgcttttgagAGTAACAAGTACATATGTTTAGTATAGAGTAATGATAAACTATGTGTTTTGGacttctgaaaatagaaaaaaaaagcagatgaaatatttttgaatgttctTAAAAGCAATGAAGTTCTAACAAATTAGTGAGAAACTTCCCAAACAAAATCCAGGAGTGTATTAGGCAGCTTCTAAGGTGGCCTCCAATGCTTCTTGCCTCTGGATGTTCATGCCTTTATGTAATTCTCTCCCCTGGGGTGCAGGCCAACTTAGTGACTCGCTTCTGACAGATAGAATATAGCAAAAGTGATGAGATATCACTTTCAAGATTAGATTACAGAAAGACTCTGGCTTTTATCTTGCTTGCTCTGTCTTGCTCCCTTTCTCTCAATAGCACTGATGGAAGCCAGCTGCCATTTTGTGCTCTACCCTGTGGAAAGGTAAACATGGTGAAGAAGTGAAGAATGCCTCTGGTCAACAGTGAGGAAATGAGGCTTTCCGTCCCACAGCTCACAACGAAGTGAATCTTGCCAACAAAACCATGTGAGCAAGGTTGGAAGCAATTCCTCCCCTGGTCAAGTTTGCACACAAAATTGAAGACCCAGCCCACACTTTATTGCAGCCGTGTGAGAGACCTTGAGGCTGAGGCACTCACTTAAGCCATGCCAAGATTCCTCACCCaaagaaactgtgaaataataaatgtttattgctttaAGTTGCTAAATTTGGGGgctaatttgttacacagcaatagatagcTAACGCAAGGAGACTACAATAATTCTTGTAAGCTCTAATATCAAGATGATTTTATTTAGAAGCatttgctgatttaaaaaaataaaaagcaactgaGAAGCTAAACTGTCCTTTTAGAGAGTAGGATGGGGGTGGCAGGAGGGTGGAGGTAGAggggcaaacagaatccagcacaAAAATTTACAAAGGTGAATCACACAAGAGCTTTACCTTGTAAGAGCTCGATTTCCATTATaagaaacatatataaataaagcaaCCCCCCCAAAGAATGTCATAATTGTATAAATGAAGCACAAATTGTGTCCTTTATAATGGAACTGcttttccttaggattttctgcaCACTAGGTCCTTTTAAATGCCAGGACCCTTCGGTTTTCCTTTTCCTAAGGGAGGCTTCAGCATAAAGATAACCTACAAGATCAATGGCTGGCAATTCCTTCAAAATGAGAGCTTGCATTCAGGCTGCTACTCACTCATGAGCAGGTGACTTCCAAGAGGGAAATTTCCCATAGCCTGTGTTCAGGCTTTGCCCTCCTTAAGTTATATGGAAGTCCCAATAAGGGCCACAAAATAGTATTTCTCTTGTACTACTGCAGAGAGCCCAGCCTTACCCCACCTCAAATTCTTTCTAAAAAGTCTTGCATCATGTCTCAGACAAGTCCTAATATGTGGCACCCactatttttcttgtcttttttctgcCTGCAAGTGGTAATGTCCTGTTGGTAGTGGAAGCACTGCCATTACCTCTCATTGTTGCTGTGGAAGCTGGCACCAAGTGTTGCTGATGCTGTGGCCCTTTGCATCCCAAGAtgtctggaaagaaaaagagagaaaggaaggaaggaaagaaggaaggaaggaaggaaggaaggaaggaaggaaggaaggaaggaaggaaggaaggaaggaaggaaggagggagggagggaaagaaaagaaaagacctgCTTTAGCTTTTTTGGTGTCACTTCCTTACCATAGGTTCTagctccccagtccctggcatcTACAAATTCTTCCTGGCTGGTCCAGATATTCAAACTAGAATTTTTGCTGTATTTCAGAACCTCTTTATCCCAGGAGACAGTATAGACTAGTAGTTAATAAATTTGGGTTCTAGAATCTCTGCAAGACTTCTCAGTCCCAGATGTGTGATTTTAGAAGACTTACTCAAATCTCTGCTTCAACATCTTGAAAATGTGAATGGCGAAAATGTCTATTAAGAGAGGCAAtatactcgggaggcggaggcaggagaatggcgtaaacccgggaggcggagcttgcagtgagccgagatccggccactgcactccagcttgggcgacagagcgagactccgtctcaaaaaaaaaaaaaaaaaaaaaaaaaaggccgggcgcggtggctcacgcctgtaatcccagcactttgggaggcagaagcgggcggatcacctgaggtcgggagttcaagaccagcctgaccaacatggagaaaccccgtctctactaaaaatacaaaactgggccgggcgtggtggcacatgcctataatcccagctactagggaggctgaggcaggagaatcgcttgaacttgggaggtggaggttgcgatgagctgtaatcatgccattgcactccagcctgggcaaacaagagtgaaactccgtttaaaaaaaaaaaaaaaaatacttactaCAGTCTTTGATGCCTAAAAGTGCTCCAAATACCAGTTGTTACAAATATATTTGCAGTAGTTCCCCACCAAGCCATAGTTCTAGTTACTTACAGTCAACCACAgtccaaaatattaaatacactgggtgcggtggctcaggcctataatcccagcactttgggagaccgagatgggtggatcacctgaggtcaggggttcgagaccagcctggtcaacacggtgaaaccccatctctactaaaaatacaaaaattagctgggcatggtggcgggcacctgtaatcccagctacttggaaggc
This region includes:
- the LOC112629808 gene encoding beta-defensin 131A-like, which gives rise to MRVLFLIFGVLYLLSTVPPARSFIYIDECPSEYYNCRMKCNADEHAIRYCDDWTICCKLKNIEIEKLRRERKD